The Apium graveolens cultivar Ventura chromosome 6, ASM990537v1, whole genome shotgun sequence genome contains a region encoding:
- the LOC141667357 gene encoding putative serine/threonine-protein kinase PBL23 isoform X2, which yields MRIVICCRIVRTDSMKNTGLRPTKSSVQDTGHSRDATKKSQADECTPIVRSSSMQPASSKQRMIAEDILKHDHVKNVPQVVAVKQLDRNGYQGNREFLAEVLTLSIVHHPNLVNLLGYCADGQQRILVYEYMPNGSLENHLLEISAERPPLDWYTRMKIAKGAAQGLEYLHDTASPPIIFRDFKAANILLDNNFNPKLSDFGLAKLGPTGEQDHVSTRVMGTYGYCAPEYARTGQLTTKSDVYSFGVVFLEIVSGKRAIDTSKPTEQQNLVTWATPLFKDKRKFKSIADPLLKGKYPVKGLYQALAIAAMCLQEEANTRPLISDIVTALEFLSMENYGETDEIITTADYELASGFEIKDDDNDYENAATSSRDKI from the exons ATGAGAATTGTAATCTGCTGTAGAATTGTGCGTACTGATTCCATGAAGAACACCGGTTTACGACCTACAAAAAGTTCTGTTCAGGACACCGGGCACTCCAGAGATGCAACAAAAAAGAGCCAAGCTGATGAGTGCACCCCAATTGTCAGGAGCAGTTCCATGCAGCCAG CTAGCAGCAAGCAGAGAATGATAGCTGAGGACATTCTAAAACATGACCATGTAAAAAATGTACCGCAG GTTGTCGCAGTAAAGCAACTTGACAGAAATGGATATCAAGGCAATCGAGAGTTCCTAGCAGAGGTTTTGACACTTAGTATTGTTCACCATCCAAACCTTGTCAATCTTTTGGGATATTGTGCTGATGGCCAACAAAGAATCTTAGTCTACGAATACATGCCAAATGGTTCCTTAGAAAATCACCTTTTAG AAATTTCTGCAGAAAGACCACCTCTTGATTGGTATACTAGAATGAAAATTGCCAAAGGAGCAGCACAAGGACTAGAATATTTACATGATACTGCCAGCCCTCCAATCATATTCCGGGACTTCAAAGCAGCAAACATATTATTAGACAACAATTTTAATCCTAAGCTCTCCGATTTCGGACTTGCTAAATTAGGTCCAACAGGAGAGCAAGACCACGTGTCTACAAGGGTAATGGGAACTTATGGCTATTGTGCACCGGAGTATGCCAGGACTGGACAGCTGACAACTAAGTCTGACGTTTATAGCTTTGGAGTTGTTTTTCTGGAGATCGTATCAGGAAAAAGAGCTATTGATACCTCAAAACCAACTGAACAACAAAACTTGGTTACATGG GCAACCCCACTTTTTAAGGATAAAAGAAAGTTCAAATCGATAGCTGATCCATTATTGAAGGGCAAATATCCAGTAAAGGGTCTTTATCAAGCTCTAGCTATTGCAGCAATGTGTCTACAGGAAGAAGCTAATACCAGACCCTTGATTTCCGACATTGTCACTGCCCTCGAGTTTTTATCCATGGAAAATTATGGTGAAACTGATGAGATAATTACTACAGCAGATTATGAACTAGCCTCTGGATTTGAGATTAAAGATGATGATAATGATTATGAAAACGCTGCTACTTCATCACGGGACAAAATCTAA
- the LOC141663672 gene encoding N6-mAMP deaminase isoform X1 — MEWCLSMPKIELHAHLNGSIRDSTLLGLAKGLGEKGKIDFSEFEHVILKHDRSLREVFKLFDLIHMVTTDHEIVTRITKEVVEDFAAENVVYLELRTTPKRNDLIGMSKRSYVDAVVNGLRAVSTVEVDFSSCRTGGPLNPVCRNNACTGTAKKKIYVRLLLSIDRRETTEAAIETVKLALDMRHLGVMGVDLSGNPIIGEWRTFFPALKFAQEQGLSVTLHCGEVPNMEEIRRMLEFHPERIGHACFLGEGEWKKLKSSKIPVEICLTSNIQTNTISSLDVHHFEDLYKSKHPIVLCTDDAGVFSTSLSKEYSLASSTFSIGKKEMFHLARNAIDFIFAGDGVKEELRRIFDSAVLKLDI, encoded by the exons ATGGAATGGTGTTTAAGTATGCCAAAGATTGAATTACATGCTCACCTCAATGGCTCCATCAGAGACTCCACTCTCCT AGGACTTGCTAAAGGTTTGGGTGAGAAGGGGAAGATAGATTTCTCAGAATTTGAGCATGTCATTTTAAAAC ATGATCGGTCTCTACGAGAAGTGTTCAAGCTGTTTGACCTAATCCACATGGTGACTACTGACCATGAGATTGTGACAAGAATCACTAAAGAA GTTGTTGAAGATTTTGCTGCGGAAAATGTTGTCTATTTGGAGTTAAGAACAACTCCAAAG AGAAATGATTTGATAGGCATGAGCAAGCGATCTTATGTTGATGCTGTTGTAAACGGTTTAAGGGCTGTAAGTACTGTCGAAGTTGATTTTTCTTCTTGCAGAACAGGAGGTCCTTTGAATCCTGTTTGTAGAAATAATGCATGTACTGGAACTGCAAAAAAGAAGATATATGTCAGGCTTCTTCTCAGTATAGATCGCCGTGAGACCACTGAAGCTGCAATTGAAACT GTCAAGCTTGCACTTGATATGAGACATTTGGGAGTGATGGGAGTTGACCTTTCTGGCAATCCTATCATCGGTGAATG GAGAACATTTTTTCCAGCTTTAAAATTTGCTCAGGAGCAAGGTCTCTCAGTCACTCTCCATTGTGGTGAG GTACCAAATATGGAGGAAATCCGAAGAATGCTTGAGTTTCATCCTGAAAGAATTGGCCATGCTTGTTTTCTTGGAGAGGGAGAGTGGAAAAAGTTGAAATCTTCAAAAATCCCA GTTGAGATATGTTTGACATCTAACATCCAAACGAACACAATTTCTTCCTTGGATGTTCATCATTTTG AGGATTTGTACAAGTCCAAACATCCTATAGTCCTCTGTACCGATGATGCAGGAGTATTCTCTACCAGTCTTTCCAAGGAGTACAGTCTTGCCTCATCAACATTCA GTATTGGTAAGAAGGAGATGTTTCACCTGGCAAGGAACGCTATCGACTTTATATTTGCTGGAGATGGAGTCAAAGAGGAATTGAGGCGCATATTTGATTCTGCTGTATTAAAGCTTGATATATGA
- the LOC141667357 gene encoding putative serine/threonine-protein kinase PBL23 isoform X1 codes for MRIVICCRIVRTDSMKNTGLRPTKSSVQDTGHSRDATKKSQADECTPIVRSSSMQPASSKQRMIAEDILKHDHVKNVPQVYTFRELAAATQNFHPDLLLGEGGFGRVYKGQITRTNEVVAVKQLDRNGYQGNREFLAEVLTLSIVHHPNLVNLLGYCADGQQRILVYEYMPNGSLENHLLEISAERPPLDWYTRMKIAKGAAQGLEYLHDTASPPIIFRDFKAANILLDNNFNPKLSDFGLAKLGPTGEQDHVSTRVMGTYGYCAPEYARTGQLTTKSDVYSFGVVFLEIVSGKRAIDTSKPTEQQNLVTWATPLFKDKRKFKSIADPLLKGKYPVKGLYQALAIAAMCLQEEANTRPLISDIVTALEFLSMENYGETDEIITTADYELASGFEIKDDDNDYENAATSSRDKI; via the exons ATGAGAATTGTAATCTGCTGTAGAATTGTGCGTACTGATTCCATGAAGAACACCGGTTTACGACCTACAAAAAGTTCTGTTCAGGACACCGGGCACTCCAGAGATGCAACAAAAAAGAGCCAAGCTGATGAGTGCACCCCAATTGTCAGGAGCAGTTCCATGCAGCCAG CTAGCAGCAAGCAGAGAATGATAGCTGAGGACATTCTAAAACATGACCATGTAAAAAATGTACCGCAGGTATATACTTTTCGTGAACTAGCTGCTGCAACACAGAACTTCCATCCTGATCTGCTATTAGGCGAAGGAGGGTTTGGGAGGGTGTACAAAGGACAGATAACACGCACCAATGAA GTTGTCGCAGTAAAGCAACTTGACAGAAATGGATATCAAGGCAATCGAGAGTTCCTAGCAGAGGTTTTGACACTTAGTATTGTTCACCATCCAAACCTTGTCAATCTTTTGGGATATTGTGCTGATGGCCAACAAAGAATCTTAGTCTACGAATACATGCCAAATGGTTCCTTAGAAAATCACCTTTTAG AAATTTCTGCAGAAAGACCACCTCTTGATTGGTATACTAGAATGAAAATTGCCAAAGGAGCAGCACAAGGACTAGAATATTTACATGATACTGCCAGCCCTCCAATCATATTCCGGGACTTCAAAGCAGCAAACATATTATTAGACAACAATTTTAATCCTAAGCTCTCCGATTTCGGACTTGCTAAATTAGGTCCAACAGGAGAGCAAGACCACGTGTCTACAAGGGTAATGGGAACTTATGGCTATTGTGCACCGGAGTATGCCAGGACTGGACAGCTGACAACTAAGTCTGACGTTTATAGCTTTGGAGTTGTTTTTCTGGAGATCGTATCAGGAAAAAGAGCTATTGATACCTCAAAACCAACTGAACAACAAAACTTGGTTACATGG GCAACCCCACTTTTTAAGGATAAAAGAAAGTTCAAATCGATAGCTGATCCATTATTGAAGGGCAAATATCCAGTAAAGGGTCTTTATCAAGCTCTAGCTATTGCAGCAATGTGTCTACAGGAAGAAGCTAATACCAGACCCTTGATTTCCGACATTGTCACTGCCCTCGAGTTTTTATCCATGGAAAATTATGGTGAAACTGATGAGATAATTACTACAGCAGATTATGAACTAGCCTCTGGATTTGAGATTAAAGATGATGATAATGATTATGAAAACGCTGCTACTTCATCACGGGACAAAATCTAA
- the LOC141663672 gene encoding N6-mAMP deaminase isoform X2, with amino-acid sequence MLTSMAPSETPLSYDRSLREVFKLFDLIHMVTTDHEIVTRITKEVVEDFAAENVVYLELRTTPKRNDLIGMSKRSYVDAVVNGLRAVSTVEVDFSSCRTGGPLNPVCRNNACTGTAKKKIYVRLLLSIDRRETTEAAIETVKLALDMRHLGVMGVDLSGNPIIGEWRTFFPALKFAQEQGLSVTLHCGEVPNMEEIRRMLEFHPERIGHACFLGEGEWKKLKSSKIPVEICLTSNIQTNTISSLDVHHFEDLYKSKHPIVLCTDDAGVFSTSLSKEYSLASSTFSIGKKEMFHLARNAIDFIFAGDGVKEELRRIFDSAVLKLDI; translated from the exons ATGCTCACCTCAATGGCTCCATCAGAGACTCCACTCTCCT ATGATCGGTCTCTACGAGAAGTGTTCAAGCTGTTTGACCTAATCCACATGGTGACTACTGACCATGAGATTGTGACAAGAATCACTAAAGAA GTTGTTGAAGATTTTGCTGCGGAAAATGTTGTCTATTTGGAGTTAAGAACAACTCCAAAG AGAAATGATTTGATAGGCATGAGCAAGCGATCTTATGTTGATGCTGTTGTAAACGGTTTAAGGGCTGTAAGTACTGTCGAAGTTGATTTTTCTTCTTGCAGAACAGGAGGTCCTTTGAATCCTGTTTGTAGAAATAATGCATGTACTGGAACTGCAAAAAAGAAGATATATGTCAGGCTTCTTCTCAGTATAGATCGCCGTGAGACCACTGAAGCTGCAATTGAAACT GTCAAGCTTGCACTTGATATGAGACATTTGGGAGTGATGGGAGTTGACCTTTCTGGCAATCCTATCATCGGTGAATG GAGAACATTTTTTCCAGCTTTAAAATTTGCTCAGGAGCAAGGTCTCTCAGTCACTCTCCATTGTGGTGAG GTACCAAATATGGAGGAAATCCGAAGAATGCTTGAGTTTCATCCTGAAAGAATTGGCCATGCTTGTTTTCTTGGAGAGGGAGAGTGGAAAAAGTTGAAATCTTCAAAAATCCCA GTTGAGATATGTTTGACATCTAACATCCAAACGAACACAATTTCTTCCTTGGATGTTCATCATTTTG AGGATTTGTACAAGTCCAAACATCCTATAGTCCTCTGTACCGATGATGCAGGAGTATTCTCTACCAGTCTTTCCAAGGAGTACAGTCTTGCCTCATCAACATTCA GTATTGGTAAGAAGGAGATGTTTCACCTGGCAAGGAACGCTATCGACTTTATATTTGCTGGAGATGGAGTCAAAGAGGAATTGAGGCGCATATTTGATTCTGCTGTATTAAAGCTTGATATATGA